The nucleotide sequence CAGCTGTTATGTAGTGGCCAGTGACTGAATTTTTATATTTAGCAAAAATAGGTGGTTAACAAATATGGAGCAGGAATATACCGTTGTTGAGCATTTAACCGAGTTAAGAAAACGCCTGGTCATTATCTCATTAGCCTTTGTCGTTTCTCTCGGCATTGGGTTTGCGATTGCAACGAGAATTTTAAATTTTATTAAAATGCAGCCTACCGCTGCAAATGTCGAATGGAACGTTTTCGGCTTTACGGACGGCATCATGATTTACTTTAAGTGTGCGTTGCTGTTGGCGATTTTAATCACGCTGCCGATTGCCTTGCACCAGATTTGGCTGTTCGTCAGACCTGGCTTATCACAAGCGGAAGCAAAAGGGACCGCATGGTTCATTCCGGCCTCTTTCTTTTTATTCCTGGCAGGGGTAAGTTTCAGTTATTTCATCATGTTCCCGATGATGTTGAATTTCATGTCGAACATCAACCAATCCATCGGGGCGACCGAAACGTATGGGATGAATCAGTATTTCAGCTTTTTGTTTAATCTGGTCATACCGGTGGGCATTGTGTTTGAGATGCCGATCGTCATTATGTTCTTGACGAAGTTGGGAATTGTAACGCCGGCATCGCTGCGGAAAATGCGGAAAGTGGCATACTTCGGGCTTGTGGTCCTTGGGGTGCTGATCTCACCTCCGGACTTTATCTCGGATATTTTGATCATCGTACCGCTTCTCATCTTGTTTGAAGTCAGCATCGTCATTTCGAGCTGGACGGTAAAACGCACGAACAAAAGAGTTGCAGAAATGGCGTTAAAAGAATAATATTACTTACGGACAGGAGGGGAACCTTATGCCAAACATCGGCGTACCGGGATTAATCTTAATCCTTATCATTGCTTTGGTTATTTTTGGGCCAGCTAAATTGCCGCAATTGGGGCGTGCAGCAGGACAAACCTTGAGAGAGTTCAAAAACTCAACAAAAGGCATCATGGATGATGTAACCGAAGAGTTTAAAGCGGACGAAGAGCCTAACAAAGAAAAACATGTAGAATTGACTAAAAAACAATAATAGATTCAATGAACCGTTTCTTGCTGATGCAAGGGACGGTTATTTTTTTGTTTTTTGCACTTGCAGGTTATAATAAAAGAAAAAATTGAAAGTTGGGGAATGGATGGCATTTACGGATTTGTCGATAGCTATGGATGCAAAAATGTTGCCGATACAAGAAATCGCTGAGCGCGCGGGAATTCCGGGTGAAGCTCTTGAACAATACGGAAATTATAAAGCAAAAATTAATGTCGATTTATTGCCGCCTGCGGAAAGTCTTGGGAAAGTAGTGCTCGTCACCGCAATCAGTCCGACGCCGGCCGGGGAAGGGAAATCAACCGTGACAGTTGGACTGGCTGATGCATTAAAGCAGCTGGAAGAATCCGTTGTTGTCGCGTTGCGCGAACCGTCCTTAGGGCCGGTGATGGGTGTAAAAGGTGGAGCGACGGGCGGAGGCTTTGCGCAAGTGCTGCCAATGGAAGACATCAACTTACACTTTACAGGGGATATCCATGCCATTACCTCGGCAAACAATGCCCTGGCTGCGTTTATTGACAACCACTTGCACCAAGGCAATGCGCTGAACATTGACCCCCGGCGCATCACTTGGAAACGTGCGCTCGATATCAACGACCGGGCACTCCGTGAAGTGACGATCGGCCTAGGCGGGCCTACGCAAGGTGTTCCCCGGCAGGACGGGTTTGATATAACGGTCGCTTCTGAAATCATGGCCGTCTTGTGCCTGGCGACCTCATTAGAAGATTTAAAAGAGCGTTTGTCCCTGATGGTCGTTGGCTACACATACCAGAAAGAACCGGTGATGGTGCGCGACTTGGGCGTTGAAGGTGCGCTTGCGCTGTTATTGAAAGATGCTTTCAAACCGAATCTGGTGCAGACCATTGAAGGGACGCCGGCGATTATCCACGGCGGACCGTTCGCCAATATTGCCCACGGCTGCAACTCGCTTGTGGCCACCCAGACAGCCAGAAGATTGGCTGATGTTGTCGTGACGGAAGCCGGATTCGGGGCGGACTTGGGCGCTGAGAAATTTATGCACATCAAATCCCGCAAAGGCGATTTTCATCCGGATGCTGTGGTCATTGTCGCAACGGTACGGGCGCTGAAGATGCACGGCGGCGTTGCAAAAACGGAATTGGCAGAAGCAAACCATGAAGCGGTAAGACGCGGCATGGTCAATTTGGCCAAGCATGTAGACACCGTTCGCCAGTTCGGGATCGAACCGGTTGTTGCATTGAACCGCTTTATCACAGATACAGACATTGAACTTGCTGAAATTTTCAGCTGGGCCAAGGCCGAAGGTGTCCAGGTCGCGTTGACGAATGTATGGGAACAAGGCGGAAAAGGCGGCTTGGAATTGGCCAAACTGGTCCTGCAGGAACTGGAGCGGCCGAAAGACTTTATGCGCCTCTATGATGAAACCGATTCCGTGGAAGAAAAACTTCGGACAATCGTACAGAAAGTTTACGGCGGTGCGGATGTCCAATTGACAGATGCCGCACAAAAGCAATTGGCAGAATTGAAGAAGTTCGGCTGGGATGAGTTGCCGATCTGTATGGCGAAAACCCAGTATTCCTTATCGGATCAGCCGAAATTGCTTGGGCGGCCGGAAGGCTTTACAATCACTGTCCGTGAAATCATGCCGAAACTTGGAGCAGGGTTCCTAGTTTGCCTGACCGGCGACATCATGACAATGCCCGGCTTGCCAAAGCAGCCGGCTGCCTTGAAGATGGACGTTGGAGCAGACGGCAAAGCGATTGGATTATTTTAAAGGAGAAGAGCCCAAAAGCTGCTGAGCTTTTGGGCTCTTTTTGGGCCGGGCGGGCTGGGTTGCTCGTAAATCACGAAAGTTGCTCGTATTCGGAAGCAAGTTGCTCATAAAACCGTTGAAGTCGCTCGTATCCAACTCAGAGTCGCCCCTAAGCTAATAAATAAAGGAGTTGAATAAATGAAACACCAAATTTCCATCATTGATTACGTAGAACAGGGAAGCTCGCTTTACATTCAACTGGAAGTACGGGATGCGGAAACCGGCAGCCAGTTCCGGGAAGAAGTCAGGTTTTTGAATGACTTGCTTTACGGAGAATTGGTGCACCCTGAAAAGTCTCCGCTGTCGGAAAGCTGCCGCACGGCGGTCACTGCGTATTTAAAAAACCACTTCAATCGCTGAAGTGGTTTTTGTGTTTAGGAATAGGTTTTTTCGACGTGGGAAAGAAACTCGTGAATATCTTCTTCGGTGGTGTCAAAAGAAGTCACCAGCCGGATTTCGTTGATGGCCGCATTCCATAAGGCAAAGGCATAAGTTTTTTGGAGCTGGCCAATCTGCTCTATTGGCAGGGAAATGAAAACGGCGTTTGATTCAACCGGCTGGGTGAGCGCGGTATCCGGAAATTTCTGCAGACCATCTGCCAGCAACTGTGCCATCCGGTTGGCATGGCGGGCATTTTCAAGCCATAAATCATCCGTCAGTAAACGCTCAAATTGAGTTGCAATAAAGCGCATTTTCGAACCCAATTGCATGCCTTGTTTGCGGATGTAGGTCAATTCCGACGCCAGTGCTTTATTGAAGCACACCACGGCTTCGCCAAGCATCAATCCATTTTTGGTGCCGCCGAACGCCAGCATATCGACGCCGGCATCCACGGTCATTTCTTTGAACGTGCAGCCAAGGTAGGCCGCTGCATTACTGAGCCGAGCGCCGTCCATATGCACGTAGAGGCCGTTCGCATGAGCAAAAGAAGTGATGGCTTTGATTTCTTCGATTGTATAAACGGTTCCAAGTTCGGTGCATTGTGAAATGGAAACAGCTTTTGGCTGGCTTCGCTGCTGGTTGCCGATATGGTGCAATTGCTCGGCAATCCCGTCGACTGTCAGCTTGCCGTCTACAGACGGAACCGTCAGCAGTTTTCCGCCGATAAAGCCTTCGGCAGCCCCGCCTTCATCGGCATGGATGTGGGCGCCATTCGTGCAGATAATGGCCTGATGAGAGCGCACCATTGCTTTTAAGCCGGTAACATTGGCGCCGGTGCCGTTAAACACAAACAGCACTTCGCACTCTTCGCCGAAATGTTCCTTGAATTTGCGGATGGCGTCCGCTGTATAAGAGTCGGCGCCATAAGCCGGGGCATGGCCGCTGTTGGCTTCTGCTATGGCTTCGAGAATGGCTGGGTGGATTCCTGAATTATTGTCGCTTGCAAACATTTTTAAGGTCATTAACTTCGCCTCCTTTTTTTAGTTTAAAACAGAATGGCCGATTTCGATAGAGTGTGGATAAAGAGCGAAACTGGAATCAACAAAATACAAGGTGACTTTTTAATTATCAGAAAAAATATTTAATTCTTGGTGTTCGGTGTTAAACTAGCGGTAAGTAGGGAAAAACTGCGGGGCAAAGGATGTGTCGAGATGGAATTTCAATCCACTAAAAACGATAGGCAATCGCTCGGTCTGACGCTTTATATGGATGGTTTTGCAGCTGTGAAAGAAGTGCGCCGGCTTGTAACGGAATCTATAATTGAAGAAGTGCATTTTCTGGATATAGCCGAACAGATTGAACCCGTTTCCATTGTGGTCCGTGGATTAACTATGGTTGAACAAATTTACGATCCAGGCCTTCTGGCCAGCGGCAGGCTGCTGGAGTCGTATATTGGCGATATGGTGACCATCCGAAACCTGGAGTTGGGGGAAGAAACACAGATGCGGCTATTGAGTGTATCTCCTGGCATTATCGGTGAACGCATCGAGACGCTGGAAATTCTAATGAATCCAGCTGGTGAATTGATCCTGCCGCCGATGCCGGAAAGCTTTAAACTGAAGCCATCGGTTAGCTGGAAAATTGCTCCGGAACTGCTGAACAGAGAAGTCCATGTCTCCTATTTGATGCAAGGCTTGGACTGGGAAGTGCACTATGTACTGGAAATTCGGGGCGAAACCTTTAGTTTGGCTGGCTGGATGAATATCCATAACCAAACAGGCGTAGACTTTCAGGATACGCGGCTGAAGCTTGTTGCCGGCCAAATAAACCGGCAAGGCTCAAGCCAGTTATACGAAGAAGCACACATGCTGCTCGCGAAAAGCATGCCTGTACGTGAGTCTTTTGAAAAG is from Planococcus liqunii and encodes:
- a CDS encoding formate--tetrahydrofolate ligase encodes the protein MAFTDLSIAMDAKMLPIQEIAERAGIPGEALEQYGNYKAKINVDLLPPAESLGKVVLVTAISPTPAGEGKSTVTVGLADALKQLEESVVVALREPSLGPVMGVKGGATGGGFAQVLPMEDINLHFTGDIHAITSANNALAAFIDNHLHQGNALNIDPRRITWKRALDINDRALREVTIGLGGPTQGVPRQDGFDITVASEIMAVLCLATSLEDLKERLSLMVVGYTYQKEPVMVRDLGVEGALALLLKDAFKPNLVQTIEGTPAIIHGGPFANIAHGCNSLVATQTARRLADVVVTEAGFGADLGAEKFMHIKSRKGDFHPDAVVIVATVRALKMHGGVAKTELAEANHEAVRRGMVNLAKHVDTVRQFGIEPVVALNRFITDTDIELAEIFSWAKAEGVQVALTNVWEQGGKGGLELAKLVLQELERPKDFMRLYDETDSVEEKLRTIVQKVYGGADVQLTDAAQKQLAELKKFGWDELPICMAKTQYSLSDQPKLLGRPEGFTITVREIMPKLGAGFLVCLTGDIMTMPGLPKQPAALKMDVGADGKAIGLF
- the tatA gene encoding twin-arginine translocase TatA/TatE family subunit, which translates into the protein MPNIGVPGLILILIIALVIFGPAKLPQLGRAAGQTLREFKNSTKGIMDDVTEEFKADEEPNKEKHVELTKKQ
- a CDS encoding threonine aldolase family protein, which produces MTLKMFASDNNSGIHPAILEAIAEANSGHAPAYGADSYTADAIRKFKEHFGEECEVLFVFNGTGANVTGLKAMVRSHQAIICTNGAHIHADEGGAAEGFIGGKLLTVPSVDGKLTVDGIAEQLHHIGNQQRSQPKAVSISQCTELGTVYTIEEIKAITSFAHANGLYVHMDGARLSNAAAYLGCTFKEMTVDAGVDMLAFGGTKNGLMLGEAVVCFNKALASELTYIRKQGMQLGSKMRFIATQFERLLTDDLWLENARHANRMAQLLADGLQKFPDTALTQPVESNAVFISLPIEQIGQLQKTYAFALWNAAINEIRLVTSFDTTEEDIHEFLSHVEKTYS
- the tatC gene encoding twin-arginine translocase subunit TatC gives rise to the protein MEQEYTVVEHLTELRKRLVIISLAFVVSLGIGFAIATRILNFIKMQPTAANVEWNVFGFTDGIMIYFKCALLLAILITLPIALHQIWLFVRPGLSQAEAKGTAWFIPASFFLFLAGVSFSYFIMFPMMLNFMSNINQSIGATETYGMNQYFSFLFNLVIPVGIVFEMPIVIMFLTKLGIVTPASLRKMRKVAYFGLVVLGVLISPPDFISDILIIVPLLILFEVSIVISSWTVKRTNKRVAEMALKE
- a CDS encoding DUF4139 domain-containing protein; the encoded protein is MEFQSTKNDRQSLGLTLYMDGFAAVKEVRRLVTESIIEEVHFLDIAEQIEPVSIVVRGLTMVEQIYDPGLLASGRLLESYIGDMVTIRNLELGEETQMRLLSVSPGIIGERIETLEILMNPAGELILPPMPESFKLKPSVSWKIAPELLNREVHVSYLMQGLDWEVHYVLEIRGETFSLAGWMNIHNQTGVDFQDTRLKLVAGQINRQGSSQLYEEAHMLLAKSMPVRESFEKRRFADNQVYTLGHQLDLLDGQSKQFSFLSAQDIAFKKVYKVQKASKHAKLGLLISNTEENSLGIPLPKGVVKVYELDRDGELEFTGEDAIGHTPIDEKLTLLIGEAFDVISESREMAREKRGGQEYVTYRYELRNGKQENIRIDISHAIYEPLWKMESSTHDYEVKNTSEVEFSVRVAAGKSVVVEFTYKVDKQANLT